The genomic DNA TCCAAGGGCATCCGAAGGTGTAAGTGATcatacaagtaagcttggtgtgttcggaagctcaaggaccgctctcattttcttttatccataacttttacactcttgaactcccctagccttgtgctagtggtaagtgtCTTAGATCTTCATCCTCTTCATATTTTTTATGGttaatagttaaaagaatgatgaaaagataagaactctaaagaaacATAAACAAAGTCTTGACATAAACTAACTATGAGATGAAGTAGTGTTataatgatgaagaaatcatgttattcttgtgttgttatgcttgttgaatGTTATTTGTTAGTAAGAATGtatggatcatcatatggacttgctagatcatgcttaaaaacatgaactagcaagatgtgaaagttagagatgtgtaggatgatggaatcacctacacataaactatgaacttaaataaatacatgttttcttgaaaaataaagatcaaagtaagttctaatattgtagatctaaagatccatgagtggtttttcgaaagaaccaagtgaaaagtatgagtttCGTTAAAACTTGGACTTAcataaactaatcatatttttaatgGATAAACAAgtatagaaacacttgtgtaataagaaaatttcacaaagaaatatttttagaaaatacgactagaagttgtgaaaatacaaactctttaaaaatgaagtttttaaagaaccaatcacattttggaaggtaacaagacttactaagtgtgctagtaagttactacatgtttttacaaatttttcaagttcatgagtttatggtttatgcttgtttttgacaaagtttggtaaatagaggtggtatattgttgattgagaattgattgaatgattttacaaaagaaaatgatatgctagtaagcatggacgcctccatttacaaaggaaactctagcgaaaatttcaacacttagaaaatatttttctagtaagtgtttacaaatatatttcaaaatttattttcaaaataaacttcgaaatgatttttattacaaattaccaagtgccggaggttgattttcgtaaataaaatttgataaatatatatgtagaatatatattttatactaaaacgtttgtgtgattgtttgtttattctgtgcactagatatattatttttaggataaaataatataacttatatatatactaagaaattacgactccaaaataataccaaaaactctcacgaaataaatatttaagttacgcattTATTATTGCAACGCGAACGCTAAAATGTAACTATTGTGTATTTCAGAATAATACTTTCatacgtatatttttggtaaaatattattttggaaaaccTATAAAGTAAAGTATAATGTTTTTGggaaaaaatatgtatattttgaattaagatgttttagacaagtaattaaaatatatttttctaagtaggacttaaaatatatttttcggaaattacaaagtgtacatgtataaatacccccatccttgggaaggaaatacacatataaaatacgtaagaagtgtggatacgaaatagttgcctaactatttttcctaaatacaaaggttaagttaaaataattaatattattttaacaagtataatatcaaagtaacgcaactcaaaacactaaaccctaagccaaggcatggcccgttcgtctaatagacattaatACGTGTAGGTTGTCGCGCAACAGATCGAGTTTGAGGTTGACGTTACAGGATACGCACTtatgtgagttcatgtcccccttttctctttactgttttcagttttatacttcgggggtgaaatacatgcgacaattattacaaacttttacttacatggtatggttagcgtagggagggtttatactactagatcatgtgaggggtgggtacaacacttaaggccattaatcctcgttgttaggaccgagggatacaagagtgatagatctatttgggtgtagcgagcccacacccgtgaggccggggcggcccatagaggtgactgtgtcttaccgTCGAAGCCCAGtaacaaatctgctaggtttgagttttcctgcaccttctcacacataccagtggctttgcaacccattggtgatctctttttccttattgctacataccagggacttttattcatacatgaaaggtttatacatactcacttttacatgaactcgctcaacttttgttgatttttcaaactacatgtatttcaggaaattaatggatctggcgaagtgtgcaatcgtgtcaagctgcgtagagaataatgatgtcatccaggtttaggaggtgtgacccttgcctggatgagttacaagtcttaaaccgtgtttttattaaaatctttTGTCGTGACATGTGAACATGTTTTAATTATATCGtggttgtattttgttttatgtgtcgacttttaaaacaatgatgttgtgataacttttaaaactttatgaatggatgactatcatgtgttttatttcatatagcattgttatgattgtgctatggtattaagaagtcacaccaaataaactcacgcttccgcaaaagccagggtgtgacaacttggtatcagagcctcgatcatagcgaactaggattctttctcgagtctagactatgatcactagggctctcatgaaaacatttttacattgcatacgcTAAACAtccagatccaggatacaaaatgtttttacaaatgAAAGGCACAAATGCATTTTTTTAAAATTcatggttcagtctgagagactgagggagttcagtcttagagactgagggagtttaGCCTTAAcggctgggaaggttcagtcttagaggctgagggaggttcagtcttagagactaaggggtccaatcttagagattggggaggtttagtcttagagactgggaggttggtcttagagaccagggagttagtctgagaggctagggagttcagtctgagaggctgggagggtagtctagggagactaggagaattacttgtttgtTTTATTGTGACTCgcatgtttatttgatttcatgttgatatttgtgcatatgtgtggttgtgatACAGACATCATGCCATCATCTTCAGACACAGGAGTATCAGACACGGTGGACCCCATGACGATTGTGTCAGACGACGAGATACCATCAGAGGGAGACGTATATACGTCAGACACCACGAGtacagatgatgatgattttcagcCGTTCGCTCTGCCAGACATCGGAGTTGAGGACCAGCCTGCTGACGGCTTTCCTGCTGGGGATCTAcctcttgcggtgatccctgctcccgtTCCGCTTGCTGCTTTCCCCATGGCGGATGTGCCACTCGAAGTCGTATCTGATGACGACATTGATCTGTTCGAGGAGGGTCCCCCTGAGGACGactatgagggcggggccccAATTGATGTTGATGCTATCCTTCCTATTGCTGAGGCCCCTGTAGAGGAGCTTCCTCTTGGTTCACCTGTTCCAGACTCATTGGAGTCTGTGGCATTCGCGTCTTTGCACGCCCTGGGTGTGCAGCATCACTCTCCTGACGCTGACCCCGACGTAGGGATGTCAGCTGCACCTGGTCCAGCACACGAGTTCGAGTTTGACCATGAGGTCGATGACGACTTTGATCCAGTCTTTCCTCCTGATTTCGATCCTGACCACGAGATCGAGTTTATTCATATGGACCAGCCCTTAGAGGCGCCCATAGATCCCATTAATCCGTTGTTTGACATCACTGCCGATTTCGATATGGACCTTGCTGACCACGAGCCTGTCATGGCCCTAGAGCCTGTTGTTGCTCCTGATCCTGCACCAGAGCACGACCCTGTACTTGATGATGCACCAACTCTTGCACCACCCATTGCTGACCTACCCATTGTTGCACCACCATTGGTGGACGATCCTATTGTTGAGGTACCTGTACCTGATCCCGTGCCGGCATTGGTTGACCGTGCACCTTTCGCCGCTCACATAGATCCTCGTTATGCTGACACCCGCAACGGGtggatcgatgatgatgatgatgatgattacccACCGTTTGTGGTACCTGTCACTCCTCCCGTAGCATCCGTTTCTGCACCAGCTGAGTTTCCATTGTTGCCCCTACACACCACAGACGCCCATCGCACTGATCTTCCTATTACGTTcctccaggacataccgccacctcgtCCTGGAGAGGATTCATCGAGGCAGCCGCCTGTTTCTGTTCCACCCGTGCCGCTGTCATTTCCATTCATGTCCCAGTTCCCCAATACTGCACCATCATTCGTACCATCGAGCGAACCGTTTTTGTGGACTACGCCCCATGTTATGCCCTTATCTGACCCGTACCACCCATTTCACGTGGGGTACACTACGGAGGATATACTTGCGTCGCTGCAGCTAGAGTAGGATGCACTGAGTCGTCGTattcaggagttggagagagctccatgTCCGCCTTTTCACTGTCAGACCCCTTTTGCCGCACCGCACACTCCACGCCCGCTTTCCCCTGATTCAGACGTTCGTTTCTtgacatctgagcagcagattgcatattTGTTGTGCGTCTGTCGTGCCTTAGAGGAGGACTGGATGCTCATGCGTCGCTTGCTTTtctctcattttcctcctcctcctccacctcctcctccgccGCCATCAGCATAGATATTTTTGGTTTGATGCAGGTAGATCATTTTGGCGAGAAAGTCGCGATTGAGCCAGTATACGAAGACTTTTGAGAGATCACACTTTTTATATATGATATGTGTAGACAGACTTGTATTTTTGGGGGTGATGTAGCCCCATGATCTTATGTGATGTACTATAAAACATGTAAAACAATATTGTGGTTgtgattaatgaaagctcaatggcaacgttctcactacatgctttgttgaattatatgttttaattttataacatgagatgttatgtgcttgatggATGTtactatatatgcatatatattatacttactatgacctgacctaCATGATcgtcttttagaagatgcctccatgACGCGACCCGCGCATGCCTACTACTGAGGCGGAACTCCAAGGGATAATTGCCGTGGCTATAGCCCAGTATGCGGCCTCCCTTGCAGAAACAAGCGGAAATATCttgaacaacaacggcaataacaatccacccaatggtaatgttaacTCACTTGAGATATATTAagatacatttggatattacTAGCACATCTGCTGATACCATCTGTAAATTCTAATGTATGtacagggtgcacctacaagcagtttcttgACTGCAGGCCCGTGaacttcgacggcactggaggtgctgttgcgtttgtc from Helianthus annuus cultivar XRQ/B chromosome 7, HanXRQr2.0-SUNRISE, whole genome shotgun sequence includes the following:
- the LOC110866754 gene encoding calphotin-like; this translates as MIRKKAKEVPAFKVEAEADARNVPVKCDNCEAVKKQNGMKAFEEEAYEGKVSETKEETEVKDSDIMPSSSDTGVSDTVDPMTIVSDDEIPSEGDVYTSDTTSTDDDDFQPFALPDIGVEDQPADGFPAGDLPLAVIPAPVPLAAFPMADVPLEVVSDDDIDLFEEGPPEDDYEGGAPIDVDAILPIAEAPVEELPLGSPVPDSLESVAFASLHALGVQHHSPDADPDVGMSAAPGPAHEFEFDHEVDDDFDPVFPPDFDPDHEIEFIHMDQPLEAPIDPINPLFDITADFDMDLADHEPVMALEPVVAPDPAPEHDPVLDDAPTLAPPIADLPIVAPPLVDDPIVEVPVPDPVPALVDRAPFAAHIDPRYADTRNGWIDDDDDDDYPPFVVPVTPPVASVSAPAEFPLLPLHTTDAHRTDLPITFLQDIPPPRPGEDSSRQPPVSVPPVPLSFPFMSQFPNTAPSFVPSSEPFLWTTPHVMPLSDPYHPFHVGYTTEDILASLQLE